A window of Sphingobium herbicidovorans contains these coding sequences:
- the gspF gene encoding type II secretion system inner membrane protein GspF, which produces MAEFDYIAIDPAGKERSGKVKADTMDDARARLDARKLFIVRIEPGAVEKAASRTGLSLRSPRLSAKELTLFTRQLSTLIQVSPLEETLRTIGRQSEQAHVRAIVSKVHSGVLEGRRLADALGAEPKSFPPLYRAMVSAGESSGSLPPIMERLSDLMERQAVIRSKVLTAIAYPSVLAVFAVCVVAALMIFVVPKVVEQFDTVGQDLPLLTRMVMGLSAFLAGYWWLLLILMGIGAFAFWQALKVGAFRYRFDALLLRLPLLGRLIRDLHAARMARTLSTMVASRLPLMEGLTLTTQTVHNRVLRQASEDIVEAIRGGGSLSAALRRAGVFPPLLVYLAASGESAGRLDTMLERAADYLEREFDSFTSAALAMLEPVIIILMGGIVAVIILSILLPILQLQSLTGA; this is translated from the coding sequence ATGGCTGAGTTCGACTATATCGCCATCGATCCTGCGGGGAAGGAGCGGTCGGGCAAGGTCAAGGCCGATACGATGGACGACGCGCGCGCCAGGCTGGATGCGCGCAAGCTGTTCATCGTGCGGATCGAGCCGGGCGCCGTGGAAAAGGCCGCAAGCCGAACGGGGCTATCGCTGCGCTCTCCGCGGCTGTCGGCCAAGGAACTGACGCTGTTTACCCGCCAGCTATCGACGCTGATCCAGGTCAGCCCGCTGGAGGAGACGCTGCGCACGATCGGGCGGCAGAGCGAGCAGGCACATGTCCGGGCCATCGTGAGCAAGGTCCATTCGGGCGTGCTGGAAGGGCGGCGGCTGGCCGATGCGTTGGGCGCCGAGCCCAAGAGTTTCCCCCCGCTGTATCGGGCGATGGTGTCGGCGGGCGAAAGCTCAGGCAGCCTGCCGCCGATCATGGAGCGGCTGTCGGACCTGATGGAACGGCAGGCGGTGATCCGGTCCAAGGTGCTGACCGCCATCGCTTATCCCAGCGTGCTCGCGGTTTTTGCGGTGTGCGTGGTCGCGGCGTTGATGATCTTCGTCGTGCCCAAGGTGGTGGAGCAGTTCGATACGGTGGGGCAGGATCTGCCGCTGCTGACGCGCATGGTGATGGGGCTTTCCGCCTTTCTGGCTGGCTATTGGTGGCTGCTGCTGATCCTGATGGGGATCGGCGCATTCGCTTTCTGGCAAGCGTTGAAGGTGGGGGCCTTTCGTTATCGGTTCGATGCGCTGCTTCTGCGATTGCCGCTTCTGGGGCGACTGATCCGCGACCTGCACGCAGCGCGAATGGCGCGGACCCTGTCGACGATGGTTGCAAGCCGACTGCCGTTGATGGAGGGGCTGACGCTGACCACGCAGACGGTGCATAATCGGGTCCTGCGACAGGCATCGGAGGACATTGTCGAAGCTATTCGGGGCGGCGGCAGCCTGTCGGCGGCGTTGCGCCGCGCGGGCGTTTTTCCGCCCCTGCTGGTCTATCTGGCCGCGAGCGGGGAGAGCGCGGGACGGCTCGACACGATGCTGGAACGAGCGGCGGACTATCTGGAGCGGGAATTTGACAGCTTCACCTCGGCCGCGCTCGCCATGCTGGAGCCAGTTATCATCATATTGATGGGCGGTATTGTGGCGGTCATCATCCTGTCTATCCTGCTCCCCATCCTGCAATTGCAGAGCCTTACCGGGGCCTGA
- the gspG gene encoding type II secretion system major pseudopilin GspG gives MLSRRSAEHGFTLVELMVVIVIIGLLATIVAINVIPATDTARVEKAKADIATIEQALEQYRLDNMTYPSATDGLQALLNPPASLAQPQRYRRGGYIKKLPNDPWGRPYAYAIPGRKGAFDISSLGADGQPGGDSENADIYSSEL, from the coding sequence ATGCTTTCGAGGCGTTCTGCCGAGCACGGCTTTACCCTAGTGGAACTGATGGTCGTGATCGTGATCATCGGATTGCTGGCGACGATTGTGGCGATCAATGTCATCCCCGCGACCGACACGGCGCGGGTGGAGAAGGCCAAAGCCGACATTGCCACGATAGAACAGGCGCTGGAGCAATATCGGCTGGACAATATGACCTATCCATCGGCGACCGATGGCCTGCAGGCGCTGCTCAACCCGCCCGCTTCGCTTGCGCAGCCGCAGCGTTACCGGCGTGGCGGCTACATCAAGAAGCTGCCCAACGACCCATGGGGCAGGCCCTATGCCTATGCCATACCGGGGCGGAAGGGCGCGTTCGATATCAGCTCGCTGGGCGCGGATGGCCAGCCGGGCGGCGACAGTGAAAATGCCGACATCTATTCCAGCGAGCTTTGA
- a CDS encoding GspH/FimT family pseudopilin, whose product MVVLTIIGFISAAVVLAIPDPRGRVIEDADRFAARVAAARDEAVVTARPMGVWVSASGYGFQRREGAQWTPLEDKPFVTANWKGGTRALVGKDGRQQIGFDGTGLPTDAMTVTLAREAERVSVTVDMAGKVMVGG is encoded by the coding sequence ATGGTCGTGCTGACGATCATCGGCTTCATTTCCGCTGCGGTCGTTCTGGCGATCCCGGACCCGCGCGGGAGGGTGATCGAGGATGCCGACCGCTTCGCCGCGCGCGTAGCCGCCGCGCGCGACGAAGCGGTCGTGACTGCCCGTCCCATGGGCGTGTGGGTTTCCGCTTCAGGCTATGGTTTTCAGCGGCGTGAAGGTGCGCAATGGACGCCGTTGGAGGACAAGCCCTTTGTCACCGCCAATTGGAAAGGCGGCACGCGGGCACTGGTGGGCAAGGACGGACGGCAGCAGATCGGCTTTGACGGCACGGGCCTGCCCACCGACGCGATGACGGTGACGCTGGCGCGCGAAGCCGAGCGTGTGTCAGTGACCGTGGACATGGCGGGGAAGGTCATGGTCGGTGGCTGA
- the gspI gene encoding type II secretion system minor pseudopilin GspI — protein sequence MLVALAVFSLAALALVRLQGVTLRTAADLDSKALGQIVARNLMVEVQTDPAPPALGSQQGEVDNGGRRGRWKREVRALDDKRLLQVNLTVDGAAGSSPVVLSFVRVVQ from the coding sequence ATGCTGGTGGCGCTGGCGGTGTTCAGCCTGGCCGCGCTGGCGCTGGTGCGGTTGCAGGGCGTGACGCTGCGGACTGCGGCGGACCTGGACAGCAAGGCGCTGGGCCAGATCGTTGCGCGCAACCTGATGGTGGAGGTGCAGACGGACCCCGCACCGCCTGCATTGGGTAGCCAGCAGGGCGAGGTTGACAATGGCGGCCGGCGCGGGCGCTGGAAGCGCGAAGTCAGGGCCCTGGACGACAAGCGGCTGTTGCAGGTCAATCTGACCGTCGACGGGGCGGCTGGATCTTCGCCGGTCGTGCTGAGCTTCGTGCGGGTGGTGCAGTGA
- the gspJ gene encoding type II secretion system minor pseudopilin GspJ: MIELLVALMIFAMLSAAGVLLLGNSVSAQAQIKVRLDDLAAVQRAGGALAADLGQAAPRISRTEIGTLAPAFWSHREGEAVPVLQFVRGGWDNLGDLPQPSLRKVEYWVRQGRLERRTYAQVDGAAGDEPAALLDNVDEVVLRFRDAQGSWRDEWTPTQPDLMPWAVEMTVTRTGEPPVTLRFLVGPGPAERLPEEAAGA, encoded by the coding sequence CTGATCGAACTGCTGGTCGCGCTGATGATTTTCGCCATGCTGTCGGCGGCGGGCGTGCTGCTGCTGGGCAACAGCGTGTCGGCGCAGGCGCAGATCAAGGTGCGGCTGGACGATCTGGCCGCCGTGCAGCGCGCTGGCGGCGCGCTGGCGGCTGATCTTGGGCAGGCGGCGCCGCGCATCAGCCGCACCGAAATCGGAACGCTTGCGCCTGCTTTCTGGTCGCATCGAGAGGGCGAAGCCGTGCCGGTGCTTCAGTTCGTGCGCGGGGGCTGGGACAATCTGGGCGATCTGCCGCAACCTTCCCTGCGAAAGGTTGAATATTGGGTGCGGCAGGGGCGGCTGGAACGGCGGACCTATGCCCAGGTTGATGGCGCGGCGGGCGATGAGCCTGCGGCCCTGCTGGACAATGTCGATGAAGTCGTCCTGCGTTTCCGGGATGCGCAAGGGAGTTGGCGGGATGAATGGACGCCGACCCAACCGGACCTGATGCCCTGGGCCGTCGAGATGACGGTGACGCGCACCGGGGAGCCACCGGTAACCCTGCGCTTCCTGGTCGGGCCAGGGCCAGCCGAGCGATTGCCGGAGGAGGCTGCCGGTGCCTGA